One window of Gavia stellata isolate bGavSte3 chromosome Z, bGavSte3.hap2, whole genome shotgun sequence genomic DNA carries:
- the UGCG gene encoding ceramide glucosyltransferase: protein MAVLALALEGLAIFGLILFVVLWLMHFMSIIYTRLHLNKKATDKQPYSKLPGVSLLKPLKGVDPNLINNLETFFELDYPKYEVLLCVQDHDDPAIDVCKKLLGKYPNVDARLFIGGKKVGINPKINNLMPGYEVAKYDLIWICDSGIRVTPDTLTDMANQMTEKVGLVHGLPYVADRQGFAATLEQVYFGTSHPRSYISANLTGFKCVTGMSCLMRKDVLDQAGGLIAFAQYIAEDYFMAKAIADRGWKFAMATQVAMQNSGSYSISQFQSRMIRWAKLRINMLPATIICEPISECFVASLVIGWAAHHVFRWDIMVFFMCHCLAWFIFDYIQLKGVQGGALCFSKLDYAVAWFIRESMTIYIFLSALWDPTISWRTGRYRLRCGGTAEEILDV from the exons ACGCCTCCACCTCAATAAGAAAGCCACAGATAAACAGCCATATAGCAAGCTTCCTGGTGTTTCACTTTTAAAGCCGTTAAAAGGTGTGGATCCTAACCTGATCAACAACTTAGAAACCTTCTTTGAACTGGATTATCCAAAA TATGAAGTACTGCTCTGTGTACAAGATCACGATGATCCAGCTATTGATGTGTGCAAAAAACTCCTTGGCAAATACCCAAATGTTGATGCTAGACTGTTCATAG gTGGCAAGAAGGTTGGCATCAATCCCAAGATTAACAACCTAATGCCTGGCTATGAAGTTGCCAAATATGATCTCATATGGATTTGTGATAGTGGAATCAGAG TAACGCCAGACACACTGACAGATATGGCCAATCAAATGACTGAAAAAGTAGGCTTGGTCCATGGGCTTCCGTATGTTGCGGACAGACAGGGTTTTGCTGCTACCCTTGAGCAG GTTTATTTTGGAACTTCACATCCAAGGTCGTATATTTCAGCCAACTTAACTGGCTTTAAGTGTGTAACAGGAATGTCGTGCTTGATGAGGAAGGATGTCTTGGACCAAGCTGGAGGACTGATAGCTTTTGCACAATATATTGCTGAAGATTACTTTATGGCCAAAGCTATAGCTGACCG GGGCTGGAAATTTGCAATGGCCACACAAGTTGCAATGCAAAACTCTGGTTCATATTCTATTTCTCAGTTTCAGTCCAGAATGATCAG gTGGGCCAAACTGCGAATTAATATGTTGCCTGCCACAATAATTTGTGAGCCAATCTCAGAGTGCTTTGTTGCCAGTCTAGTTATTGGATGGGCAGCTCATCATGTGTTTAGATGGGATATAATGGTATTTTTCATGTGTCACTGCTTGGCATGGTTTATATTTGACTACATTCAACTAAAAGGTGTTCAG GGTGGTGCCctgtgtttttcaaaacttGATTATGCAGTAGCTTGGTTCATCAGAGAATCCATGACAATTTATATTTTCCTATCTGCTTTGTGGGACCCCACTATTAGCTGGAGGACAGGACGCTACAGATTACGTTGTGGAGGCACTGCAGAAGAAATTCTTGATGTATAG